The sequence below is a genomic window from Nitrosomonas sp..
CTTCTGCGGCGTTTGCGGAATTGGCCTATATCGATCCAGTGACCAATCAGAGTGTGCTTGATCAGGTTGTCGAAAAGTTTCACGGCAAAGTTAAAACCTGGCAAAACGTCATTCAGGGTGCAGCCGAGCGCTTATTTTGGACACTGGTTTTGATTTCGATGGTGTGGACATTCGGTATGATGCTGTTACGCAGAGCCGATATCGGTGAGTTTTTTGCGGAATTCACACGGTTTATCATTTTTACCGGATTCTTTTTCTGGTTGCTGACCAATGCGGTATCCGGGCATAACATTGCAGGAACCATCATCAGTTCAATGCAGCAATTAGGAAACATTGCTGCAGGGCTACCGGGAAACACTAGTCACACTAGCGTTATGAATATCGGCATTTTAATCTGGAACCAGGCAACCAGTAATCTAACTGTTTTGCAACCAATCGATAGTTTGATAGCACTTATCGTTTCGCTAGCAATTCTTGTCATTATTGCAGTAATTGCTGTCAATATGCTGCTTTTATTGATTTCTGCATGGGTATTGTTATATGCCGGAATTTTCCTATTAGGCTTTGGTGGTGCCCGATGGACAACAGACATTGCTATCAATTACTTTAAAACAGTTCTCGGTGTCGGTATCCAGTTACTAGTCATGTTGCTTATAGTGGGCATTGGCAGCGATCTATTATCCAGTTTTTATTCCAAAATGGGCAAGAATGTGTTGAATTATGAAGAACTCGCAGTCATGCTGGTTTTTACCATTGCGCTATGGGTGTTGATTTCCAAACTCCCTCCACTGATTTCAGGAATCGTGACCGGCAGCAGTATCGGTTCGACTGCCGGAATTGGCAGTTACAGCGCTGGCGGGTTGGTAGCGGCAGCGGGAACGTCTGCAGCAATAACCGCTTATGGTGTATCGGCATTACGCAGAAACAGTCCTATCAAGGGAATTGAGCCACTGATGAATGCGGTTAAAGCCGGGCAGAATGCCGAGAGTAGCGGCAATTACATTTCCAGAGGAGGCCGATAGATGAAAAAGATTCTCACGATTTTTATGTTGATGTTTTTGTTTGCCGCGCCTGTAAAGGCTAAAGATTCCTGCAGCACAGTGCTTTGCATGGCCGGAATGCTGCAAGGCTCCGGCGTTGTTTCCGGTTGTAAAGGTTTTGTTCAGGATTACTTCGATATCATCAAATTCAACAGTCATGGCGGCATTAGCCTGAACAAGACTTTTAGCGCACGCGGCAAGTTTCTGGGCAAGTGCGCAACGGCTGGGAACTGGCCGCATATGATCAACAACCAATATGGCAGACAGCTGGGGTTCTAACATGTTCTTGAAGAAATCGATTTTAATTGTTCTAATAGCAGTGCTGTTGGCTGGCTGCGCCAGCATGACAGACTCACAAAGAAGGACTGCACAAGGCACGGCGGCGGGTACCGGTATCGGTGCTGCCGCTGGCGCCATCATTGGTGCTATTGCCGGTGATCCGGCACTGGGTGCGGGTATTGGCGCAGGCGTTGGTGCATTGGGCGGTTATGTCTGGTCATCGCATATGGAAAAACAGCGCCAGCAAATGGAACAGGTAACTGAAGGAACCGGTATTGAAGTCACCCAAACACCCGGCAATGAACTTAAGATGAACGTACCGGGGGACTTTTCGTTTGACACAGGGCGAGCTGACATCAAACCGGAAATGCGTCCTGTATTGAATAGCCTGGTCGCTGGAATGATGAGCAATCCTGCAGCTCAAGCCAGAATCATCGGTCATACCGACAGCACCGGCACCGATGCGATCAATAATCCGCTGTCGGTTAATCGTGCAGCCAGTACGCGCAATTATCTTGTGAGTCAAGGCATTGCTGTAAACCGCATTCATATCGATGGGCGGGGCGAGTACGAACCAATTGCATCGAACGATACGGCTGAAGGCCGCGCACGTAACCGGCGTGTGGAAATCTACATGTTTGAAGTATCGCAAGCGCAAGCCCCGCAATCACCGTATCCGCAACAACCGATACAGCAGACACCACCGCAATATCCCCAGCAACAGCCGGTGAATTATCCACCACAACCACGCTATTATTGAGATATGGTTGATTTGCCGCCAGATATGCAGGAACGCGTCGTCTGTTCCATCATTGCTGCGGTAAAATATGAAATTCCAGCCAACATTTTGTTGGCCATCGCGGAAAAAGAAGGTGGCAAACCCGGCCAATGGGTAGAAAACAGTAATGGCACGCATGATGTCGGAACAATGCAATTCAATACCGCGTATCTTCAAGATTTATCCAGATACGGCATCACCGCCGATCATGTTGCACAGGCTGGATGTTATACCTATGACTTAGCCGCCTGGCGCGTTCGTCAGCATATCAAAAATGACAAAGGTGATATCTGGACAAAGGCAGCAAATTATCATTCAAGAACGCCAGAATATAACAACCGGTATCGCATCGATCTGATTGCCAAGGCTGCTAAATGGGCAGATTGGTTGGAAGAGCTTTTTTATACGAAAAGAGAACCGTAATATGTATCGCCTTATTGTTATGAACGGATGTAGAGTCCTTCAGAAATATGATCAGGAATGGAAAACAACTGGCTTAATTAAAAGAGTTGAAGGCGATATAAAACCTGGGATTTACCATCTATTCCTTTCAGAATTAGCACAGGAGAACCAGTCCTATGAAGGACTGTTACTTTTTATAGATAAAAAAGAAAATATTATTTATCAAAATACTGGGCAAGGATATGTAAAGCATGATGCTCGATTTTTCGGTAAAAAACCGCCTATAGGTAAGATTGTAACAATACAATATCGCGAAGGATCAGAAGTGAAAATCATCAAGAGTTAGATGAGCTATTTATCTGAAAATGGAAGTCTGGTATCAATACACCTGAGTTAACTCAAACTTAATCTGACAGTTACCCGTTTTTCAAGGTGTCTATCAGTTTAGATTTACGCTACTACACTTGAATGCTGCCTGTTACACGCATGCAAGATGTGCACTGTACTACAAAACGTTCCATTTTTTAGCTCAGCGCCATCTTGGCAAGGGAGACGTTGCCGCTCTCCCGTTGCATTCCTCTCGGTCACGCTAAACATCAAATATTGCACTGCAAAATTTTCAGGTAAGCGCTGATGTGGTGCATTGTCGGCATCGAGCCTTCATGCACCAGAGAACGTGTGGCCGTTCAATCACCATTTGGGGTAGCCTCCAAGCTGCCCCCAAGACCCCCATGGTCAATGGGAGACTTCGCTGAACCCCCATCGACCAAAGAGCTTTCAATGCCCTTTGGAAACCTTGACCAACCGTCCACCGATTGGATGCCGTGAGCATTTCGCCGCTCAATCACGACCACTGTTTCGCCAGTGGATGACGGCCAACGAGGTGTCCTTGGTTGCATTTCAATTTTGAATTTGGCGCATTTATGCCAGCAAACGAGAGAATAACCATTTGATGCAAGGTGTTTTTCGCGGTTGTTGACTTTGTAATTTTCGCTTATTCTCTCAAGGTGAGATTTAGTTGAAGCAACCATGAAAGATAAAATTCTGACCTTGAAAGAAGTGGTCGATTATTGAAATTATAGGAAAAGACGGCCTATAGGCTGGCTGCTGAAGGCAAATTAGCGAGTTTTGAAGTCGAAGGCAGTTGGCATTTCAAGGCCGCAGACATTGAACGCTGGATCGAAGATAAGAAGAAACAGGCAACGGAGTAGATACCAATTCGTTGAGCACAGGTGCTTATTTTGAGCCGAATTGAATAACGCATTGTGAAGTTTAGACTTCAAAACTTTTGTCGCCCTTTAGAGATTATTGATGCTATTAGATAATAAAAAAAATGGAAAGGTCGGGGATGCTCTTAAAAACAACCTCAAAATTGGAGCCCGCCTTTCTGTCATTTCTGGCCTGTTTTCGATTTACGGCTTTGAAGCTCTGAAAAATGAGCTTTCTCGCGTTGAAAAAGTTAGGCTCTTATTCTCGAAAATTGAAGCTACCAAAGAAGGAACTTTAAATTTTCAGAGCCTCAATGGAGATGCCTTTGAACGCCGCTTCAAAAACCGCCTTAATCAAACCCAAATTGCCAAGGAGTGTGCCGATTGGTTAGACAAAAAGGCGGAGATCAAAGTCGTTAACAATCCGCACATCCTCAATCAGAATTTATTTCATATTCAAATAGACAATGCCCCATCTCTCGCTATTCAGGGTAGTTCACATTTCACGACCTCTGGTCTAGGTTTCTCGGAATCCGACAAGTACGACATGAATACGTGCCTGACGGAAGCAAGCGGCACAGCCGCCTTGTTGGAGTGGTTTAACTCGATTTGGGACAACCCCGCGACGGTCAATGACATCAAAGAACATCTTTTGGCCGAATTAAGTCGCTTGATTGAAGACCAGTCGCCTGAATTCATCTATTTCCTGACGCTGTTTAATATCTTCAAGGATTTTCTCGAAGAGCTGGACGAAGAGCGCATCATCAAGACAAAGACCGGATTCAAGGAAACACTGGTCTGGAACAAACTCTACAAGTTTCAGCGCGATGGTGTGATGGGAGCCATCGACAAGCTGGAAAAATACAATGGCTGCATTATTGCCGACAGCGTAGGCCTTGGGAAGACATTCGAGGCTTTGGCGATCATCAAATACTATGAATTGCGTAATGATCGGGCTTTGGTACTTTGTCCGAAGAAGCTTCGGGAGAATTGGACGATTTACACCGTCAATGACAAGCGGAATATTCTGTCAGGGGATCGGTTCAATTACGATGTGCTCAACCACACGGATTTGACCCGTTTGAACGGCAAGTCCGGCGAGATCAATCTGGAAACCCTGAATTGGGGCAATTACGACCTTGTGGTCATTGATGAATCCCACAACTTCCGGAACAACAATTCCCGTAAAGAAGGTTTGACCCGCTATTCTCGCATGATGGATGAAATCATCCGTTCTGGAGTTAAAACTAAAGTCCTGATGCTATCGGCCACGCCGGTGAATAACCGGATGAACGACTTGAAAAATCAGGTCGCTTTCATCACGGAAGGCATAGATGATGCATTTTTGTCTTTAGGGATTGCCAGTATCGAGCAGACGCTTAAAAAGGCCCAGACCCGCTTTAACCAATGGCTGGAACTGGACGAAACCGAGCGCAAGGTCGATATTCTGCTCGAACGGATGAACTTCGACTATTTCAAATTGCTGGATTTGATTACGATTGCCCGTTCCCGCAAGCACATCGAAAAATACTACAACATTGCCGAAATCGGAGTATTTCCGGATCGCCTGAAGCCACTCAACATCAAGGCCGATATTGACCGCGATGGCCAGTTTCCGCCCCTGAAAGAGATCAACCGCACCATCCGACGGCTGCATTTGAGCGCCTATGCACCGCTGAAATACGTGCGCATGGAAAAACGCGAGGAATACAGCCGTAAATACGACATGAAGGTCAAAGACGGTGCGTCCGTTTTCAAACAGGTGGATCGGGAGCAAAGCCTTATCCACCTGATGCGGGTAAATTTGCTCAAACGCATGGAAAGCTCGATCAATTCCTTTGCCATGACCTTGGAAAAGCTTTTGAACGAGATCAATTTCCTGATTCAGAAAATTGACAACCATGAAGGCGACGATATTGAAGAACTCAACATCGAAAATGTTGAGATCGAGGCCGAAGAATTCGAGGCCTTCCTGATTGGGCGCAAGGTCAAGGTGCTAATACAAGACATTGATGCAGTCCGGTGGAAACAGGATTTACAAGAAGATCAAAACCGTCTGACCACATTGCTCCACGAAGCTCGCATGATTGAGGCCGAGCGGGATGCCAAGTTGCATAGGCTTAAAGAGATCATTGCACATAAATGCCAAAATCCGGTCAACCTAGGTAATAAAAAGGTCATTGTCTTTACCGCCTTTGCCGATACGGCTCTGTACCTTTACGAGCATCTGGCCGAATGGGCGAGAGCAACCCACAGCATTCATGCCGCCTTGGTCACGGGAACCGGCACCAATAAAACGACCCTGAAAGACCTCAACAAAGACCTGAACAGTATCTTGACCACCTTTTCGCCGGTGGCCAAGGAGCGTCACAAGATTGACGAAAAAGCCACGCATGAGATTGATTTACTCATTGCCACAGACTGTATTTCCGAAGGCCAAAACCTTCAAGATTGTGATTTCTTGATTAACTACGACATTCACTGGAATCCGGTTCGGATTATTCAGCGGTTCGGACGGGTGGACCGGCTGGGCTCGAAAAACAAGGCCATTCAGTTGGTCAATTTCTGGCCGAACATGGAGCTCGACGAATATATCAATTTGGAAGCACGGGTCAGCGGACGCATGGTGCTGTTGGATATTTCGGCGACCGGCGAGGAAAACGTCATCGAGTATGATGACAAAAAACGCATGAATGATTTGGAATACCGCCGCAAACAGCTTCAGCAGCTTCAGGATAATGTGGTCGATCTGGAAGATATGACCGGCGGCGTATCCATTACCGATTTGACCCTGAACGATTTTCGAATGGATTTATCGGCCTACATGAAAGACCAGATGGCGACATTGGAATCCGCCCCGACCGGCCTTTTTGCTGTAACATCCATTGATCCCGCCTTGCGCGATCCGGACATTGAAGCGGGTGTGATCTTTTGCCTGAAAAACATTACTGGCAAGGTCACGCATGACGATTCTTATGCGCTTTCTCCCTATTATCTGGTGTATGTCACGGAGGCCGGCCAGATCAAATACAACTTTGTGCAGGCCAAAAAGATACTCGATATTCTGAAAAAACAGGGCTTGGGCTGGCATCGGCCCAATACCAAGGCGCTGAACAGTTTCCGTGATGCAACGCGGGACGGCAAGGACATGGCACAATATCGCCATGCTCTGGAACTGGCGGTCGGCAGCATCATCGGCAAAGCCGAAGAAAAAGGCGTGGAAAGCCTGTTCAGCCGTGGTGGTACGGTTTTGACCAAAGACAGCTTCAAAGGCATCGAGGATTTTGAAGTCGTCAGCTACCTGATTATCAAAGAGGCCGCATGATCGACGGCTTCTATCAGAAATTGGCCATTCCGGAAGCCTGCCATCTGGGCAAGCGGGTTTACAAAAAGCTGTTTTATGAGAATGCGCCGCTGAATGCCGCCGATAAAAAGGCGTTCACCGAAGACATTGACGATATCCACTGGCTTTACACCTTGAAGCCGGAAACGATCAATATTGCCCGCTATCAGGATGATGAGCATGATTATCAGGAAGTGGCCATTCTTCAGATCAATCTCAAAAATCCAAGAGCCTACAAGCGCATTGCGCATGTGATGCAACGGGCCATCCCCTACCCTATTCTGCTGGTCTTTGTGGACGGTTCCCGCATCGCCTTGAGTATTGCCGATAAACGCATCAATCGGGCCGACCGCGAGAAAATCACGGTGGAAGCTTTTTATGAAACCGAGTGGATGGACCTAGCCAATTTGACCGAGGCCGAACAGGCCTTTGTGGACAGTTGCGCCATGACCCGCTTCT
It includes:
- a CDS encoding SNF2-related protein, with product MLLDNKKNGKVGDALKNNLKIGARLSVISGLFSIYGFEALKNELSRVEKVRLLFSKIEATKEGTLNFQSLNGDAFERRFKNRLNQTQIAKECADWLDKKAEIKVVNNPHILNQNLFHIQIDNAPSLAIQGSSHFTTSGLGFSESDKYDMNTCLTEASGTAALLEWFNSIWDNPATVNDIKEHLLAELSRLIEDQSPEFIYFLTLFNIFKDFLEELDEERIIKTKTGFKETLVWNKLYKFQRDGVMGAIDKLEKYNGCIIADSVGLGKTFEALAIIKYYELRNDRALVLCPKKLRENWTIYTVNDKRNILSGDRFNYDVLNHTDLTRLNGKSGEINLETLNWGNYDLVVIDESHNFRNNNSRKEGLTRYSRMMDEIIRSGVKTKVLMLSATPVNNRMNDLKNQVAFITEGIDDAFLSLGIASIEQTLKKAQTRFNQWLELDETERKVDILLERMNFDYFKLLDLITIARSRKHIEKYYNIAEIGVFPDRLKPLNIKADIDRDGQFPPLKEINRTIRRLHLSAYAPLKYVRMEKREEYSRKYDMKVKDGASVFKQVDREQSLIHLMRVNLLKRMESSINSFAMTLEKLLNEINFLIQKIDNHEGDDIEELNIENVEIEAEEFEAFLIGRKVKVLIQDIDAVRWKQDLQEDQNRLTTLLHEARMIEAERDAKLHRLKEIIAHKCQNPVNLGNKKVIVFTAFADTALYLYEHLAEWARATHSIHAALVTGTGTNKTTLKDLNKDLNSILTTFSPVAKERHKIDEKATHEIDLLIATDCISEGQNLQDCDFLINYDIHWNPVRIIQRFGRVDRLGSKNKAIQLVNFWPNMELDEYINLEARVSGRMVLLDISATGEENVIEYDDKKRMNDLEYRRKQLQQLQDNVVDLEDMTGGVSITDLTLNDFRMDLSAYMKDQMATLESAPTGLFAVTSIDPALRDPDIEAGVIFCLKNITGKVTHDDSYALSPYYLVYVTEAGQIKYNFVQAKKILDILKKQGLGWHRPNTKALNSFRDATRDGKDMAQYRHALELAVGSIIGKAEEKGVESLFSRGGTVLTKDSFKGIEDFEVVSYLIIKEAA
- the trbL gene encoding P-type conjugative transfer protein TrbL; its protein translation is MSKNPGVALVIAFVLLGFSSAAFAELAYIDPVTNQSVLDQVVEKFHGKVKTWQNVIQGAAERLFWTLVLISMVWTFGMMLLRRADIGEFFAEFTRFIIFTGFFFWLLTNAVSGHNIAGTIISSMQQLGNIAAGLPGNTSHTSVMNIGILIWNQATSNLTVLQPIDSLIALIVSLAILVIIAVIAVNMLLLLISAWVLLYAGIFLLGFGGARWTTDIAINYFKTVLGVGIQLLVMLLIVGIGSDLLSSFYSKMGKNVLNYEELAVMLVFTIALWVLISKLPPLISGIVTGSSIGSTAGIGSYSAGGLVAAAGTSAAITAYGVSALRRNSPIKGIEPLMNAVKAGQNAESSGNYISRGGR
- a CDS encoding DUF4391 domain-containing protein is translated as MIDGFYQKLAIPEACHLGKRVYKKLFYENAPLNAADKKAFTEDIDDIHWLYTLKPETINIARYQDDEHDYQEVAILQINLKNPRAYKRIAHVMQRAIPYPILLVFVDGSRIALSIADKRINRADREKITVEAFYETEWMDLANLTEAEQAFVDSCAMTRFSFNNFYEFYGDLTARIIALNCAHLNGTYTLENALSREERIELLCRIRQAQQQLAELRAALKNESQFNRKVQLNVQIKKLAEELEHDKAKV
- a CDS encoding conjugal transfer protein TrbN, with protein sequence MVDLPPDMQERVVCSIIAAVKYEIPANILLAIAEKEGGKPGQWVENSNGTHDVGTMQFNTAYLQDLSRYGITADHVAQAGCYTYDLAAWRVRQHIKNDKGDIWTKAANYHSRTPEYNNRYRIDLIAKAAKWADWLEELFYTKREP
- a CDS encoding TrbM/KikA/MpfK family conjugal transfer protein codes for the protein MKKILTIFMLMFLFAAPVKAKDSCSTVLCMAGMLQGSGVVSGCKGFVQDYFDIIKFNSHGGISLNKTFSARGKFLGKCATAGNWPHMINNQYGRQLGF
- a CDS encoding conjugal transfer protein TraO, with amino-acid sequence MYRLIVMNGCRVLQKYDQEWKTTGLIKRVEGDIKPGIYHLFLSELAQENQSYEGLLLFIDKKENIIYQNTGQGYVKHDARFFGKKPPIGKIVTIQYREGSEVKIIKS
- a CDS encoding OmpA family protein, producing the protein MTDSQRRTAQGTAAGTGIGAAAGAIIGAIAGDPALGAGIGAGVGALGGYVWSSHMEKQRQQMEQVTEGTGIEVTQTPGNELKMNVPGDFSFDTGRADIKPEMRPVLNSLVAGMMSNPAAQARIIGHTDSTGTDAINNPLSVNRAASTRNYLVSQGIAVNRIHIDGRGEYEPIASNDTAEGRARNRRVEIYMFEVSQAQAPQSPYPQQPIQQTPPQYPQQQPVNYPPQPRYY